A stretch of [Clostridium] innocuum DNA encodes these proteins:
- a CDS encoding FAD-dependent oxidoreductase, translated as MNNSKLFQPLTISTMKLRNATFMAPMSLGYESSDGCVNERMQAYWLERARGGVGCIILDALSVDPSVPYLGNTLCFRGEEAIASYKAFTDKIHEAGACIIPQITHPGPESISAFMGIPPVASSVYVNSMGQKTRALAIEELPNIIKQYAQTSLQAKQAGFDGIELHCAHAYMLLGSFLSPMRNKRCDAYGGSLDHRARLLFEVIDAIKEACGRDFPIILRISGDEKDAQGNTVEDMCCLVPKLIAHGVDAFEVSGGTQYERPNKIIPSHGEHEGVNVAQAARIREVSSVPVLVVGKVLDPAMAMELVDQKALDGVVFGRALLADPYLVNKAAEDKLEEIAPCTGCVIGCVGEQTKRHPASCVINPACGKELEMKLIPADKKKHVAVAGGGIAGMAAARVLALRGHTVTLFEKTDRLGGQLLLACVPPFKQPISKWVVYLEHELTRLSVDIRLHTEFCENMKDAYDALIVATGAMEAVPPIPGLAEHGIGAWEVLKNEQLIPGGNVLVVGGGMVGCEVCEHLLHNKRGPLHITMIEMMDEIAAGMVINEKVLVMDRLHKAQVQLLTHTRLEAVEAGIVKLNVHGEALERQDFTHVVYATGSRSNTALACALTDQDNVYVVGDAATVAQALEAVRDATLAAMAV; from the coding sequence ATGAATAATTCAAAGCTTTTTCAGCCGCTGACGATTTCTACCATGAAGCTGCGCAATGCGACGTTTATGGCACCGATGTCTCTGGGATATGAAAGCAGTGACGGCTGTGTAAATGAGCGCATGCAGGCATACTGGCTTGAGCGTGCACGCGGCGGTGTCGGCTGTATTATTCTGGATGCGTTAAGCGTTGATCCATCCGTTCCCTATCTGGGAAATACACTGTGCTTTCGAGGTGAGGAAGCCATAGCATCCTATAAGGCCTTCACGGATAAAATTCACGAAGCAGGTGCCTGCATCATACCGCAGATTACCCATCCGGGGCCAGAGAGTATCTCAGCATTTATGGGAATACCACCGGTTGCAAGCAGTGTCTATGTCAATTCGATGGGGCAAAAGACAAGAGCACTGGCAATCGAAGAACTGCCAAACATCATTAAACAGTATGCACAAACCTCGTTGCAGGCGAAGCAGGCAGGCTTTGATGGAATCGAGCTGCACTGTGCACATGCATATATGCTGCTGGGCTCCTTCCTGTCACCAATGCGCAATAAGCGCTGTGATGCGTATGGAGGAAGTCTGGATCATCGTGCACGTCTTCTGTTTGAGGTGATCGATGCAATCAAAGAAGCCTGCGGCAGGGACTTTCCTATCATTCTGCGCATCAGCGGGGATGAAAAGGATGCGCAGGGAAATACGGTGGAGGATATGTGCTGTCTTGTGCCAAAGCTGATTGCACACGGTGTCGATGCCTTTGAAGTCAGTGGCGGTACACAGTATGAGCGCCCGAATAAGATCATTCCAAGTCACGGTGAGCATGAGGGCGTCAATGTTGCGCAGGCAGCAAGAATCCGCGAGGTCAGCAGTGTGCCTGTCCTTGTGGTAGGCAAGGTGCTGGATCCTGCTATGGCAATGGAGCTGGTTGATCAAAAAGCATTGGATGGGGTCGTATTCGGTCGTGCGCTGCTTGCTGATCCATACCTGGTTAATAAGGCAGCTGAAGATAAGCTGGAGGAAATTGCACCATGCACAGGCTGTGTGATCGGCTGTGTAGGGGAACAGACAAAGCGTCACCCGGCGAGCTGTGTTATCAATCCTGCCTGTGGTAAAGAGTTGGAAATGAAGCTGATTCCGGCTGATAAGAAAAAGCATGTCGCTGTAGCCGGCGGTGGTATCGCGGGTATGGCTGCCGCAAGGGTACTGGCTCTTCGCGGACATACGGTAACCTTATTTGAGAAAACAGACCGTCTGGGAGGACAGCTGCTGCTGGCCTGTGTGCCGCCGTTTAAGCAGCCGATCAGTAAGTGGGTTGTTTATCTGGAGCATGAACTGACACGCTTATCCGTTGATATCCGTTTGCATACGGAATTCTGCGAGAATATGAAGGATGCATATGATGCTTTGATCGTGGCAACCGGTGCAATGGAGGCAGTACCGCCAATCCCCGGACTGGCAGAGCATGGCATCGGTGCCTGGGAGGTGCTGAAAAACGAACAGCTCATTCCGGGCGGTAACGTTCTGGTAGTCGGTGGAGGAATGGTCGGCTGTGAGGTATGTGAACACCTTCTCCATAACAAGCGCGGACCGCTGCATATCACGATGATTGAAATGATGGATGAGATTGCGGCAGGTATGGTTATAAATGAAAAGGTGCTGGTCATGGACCGTCTGCATAAGGCACAGGTACAGCTACTGACCCATACCAGGCTGGAGGCTGTGGAAGCCGGCATAGTAAAGCTGAATGTTCATGGAGAGGCGCTGGAGCGACAGGATTTCACACATGTGGTGTATGCGACCGGCTCCCGCAGCAATACGGCATTGGCCTGTGCATTGACAGATCAGGATAATGTATATGTTGTTGGGGATGCCGCAACCGTAGCGCAGGCACTCGAGGCTGTGCGGGATGCAACCCTGGCAGCAATGGCTGTATAG
- a CDS encoding HAD family hydrolase, whose product MAIQHIIFDLDGTLMDTEKGNLYAWQKTLRYYVPWRTFSNTELKAILGVTTEKALTMLQVENVDAAQFDEYWQLQYQTQVEHIALFSGMLEVLENLRHQGYTLGIVTSRDWQEYRAYFSSPSFDALFTCIICKEDTLLHKPDPEPLLAYMRKMNAVKEDCIYIGDMDTDMECAARAGVSSALAVWGTDGPVSQGCLSSPQQISAFVQNV is encoded by the coding sequence ATGGCAATACAGCATATCATATTTGATTTGGATGGAACCCTTATGGATACGGAAAAGGGAAATCTGTATGCATGGCAAAAGACCCTGCGCTATTATGTACCCTGGCGTACATTTTCTAATACGGAATTGAAAGCCATACTGGGAGTAACCACGGAGAAAGCATTAACCATGCTGCAGGTGGAGAATGTTGATGCAGCCCAGTTCGATGAATACTGGCAGCTGCAATATCAGACACAGGTTGAGCATATCGCGCTGTTCAGCGGGATGCTGGAGGTACTGGAAAATCTGCGTCATCAGGGATATACCTTGGGAATCGTTACCTCCCGTGACTGGCAGGAATACAGAGCTTACTTTTCATCCCCTTCCTTCGATGCGCTGTTTACCTGTATAATTTGCAAGGAGGATACCTTGCTTCACAAACCGGACCCGGAACCTCTTCTTGCTTATATGCGGAAGATGAATGCAGTAAAAGAGGACTGTATCTATATCGGAGACATGGACACGGATATGGAATGTGCTGCCAGAGCCGGTGTAAGCTCTGCACTGGCAGTTTGGGGTACAGATGGTCCGGTATCGCAGGGCTGTCTTTCTTCACCGCAACAGATATCTGCATTTGTACAAAACGTATAG
- a CDS encoding sodium-dependent transporter, whose translation MENKREKLSSRLGFIFLSAGCAIGLGNIWRFPYMVGKYGGGAFVLVYLFFLVLLGLPIIVMEYSVGRGSGKSVARSFHVLEKPGQLWHRFSYVAMAGNYLLVMFYTTISGWMLAYFAKMISGEFNGLDPQEVKHVFASLQQNPQASLFWMLLIVAIGCGVCALGLQNGVEKITKGMMGLLLAVMILLVVKSLSLDGAMKGVSFYLIPDFDELMKNGIFNAIYAAMGQAFFTLSIGMGGMAIFGSYIDRKHSLSGEGVRVMALDTFVAFMAGMIIFPACMSFGVAPDSGPGLVFVTLPNIFNEMANGQLWGTLFFVFMNFAALSTIIAVFENIVSFTIDLCNWTRRKSVLLNFIIIAVGSIPCAIGFSVLSGFQPFGEESAVLDLLDFLVSNVIMPLGSLVFLFFCTRKLGWGWKNFVAEANAGKGLRFPEKARGYVSYVLPLIVMFIFLFGLWEKFTG comes from the coding sequence ATGGAAAATAAAAGAGAAAAATTATCCTCCCGACTCGGTTTCATCTTTTTGTCGGCAGGATGTGCCATCGGTCTTGGCAATATATGGCGGTTTCCTTATATGGTGGGAAAATACGGGGGAGGAGCCTTTGTACTCGTGTATCTGTTTTTTCTTGTGCTTCTGGGGCTTCCCATTATCGTTATGGAATATTCCGTGGGAAGAGGAAGCGGAAAAAGTGTGGCAAGAAGCTTTCATGTTTTAGAGAAGCCGGGTCAGCTCTGGCATCGGTTCTCCTATGTGGCTATGGCTGGCAACTATCTGCTTGTCATGTTTTACACAACGATATCCGGCTGGATGCTCGCATATTTTGCAAAGATGATCAGCGGGGAATTTAACGGTCTTGATCCGCAGGAGGTGAAGCATGTCTTTGCCTCTTTACAGCAGAATCCGCAGGCATCCTTGTTCTGGATGCTGCTGATTGTCGCTATCGGCTGCGGTGTATGTGCGCTTGGCCTGCAAAACGGTGTGGAAAAAATCACAAAAGGGATGATGGGACTGCTGCTGGCGGTTATGATCCTGCTGGTAGTAAAGTCCCTGAGTCTGGATGGTGCGATGAAGGGTGTCTCCTTTTATCTGATACCGGATTTTGATGAACTGATGAAAAACGGTATTTTCAATGCCATCTATGCGGCGATGGGGCAGGCCTTTTTTACACTGAGCATTGGAATGGGTGGTATGGCAATCTTTGGAAGCTATATTGACCGCAAGCATTCCCTGAGTGGTGAGGGTGTACGGGTTATGGCGCTGGATACGTTTGTGGCTTTTATGGCAGGTATGATTATCTTTCCCGCCTGCATGTCCTTCGGGGTAGCACCTGACAGCGGTCCCGGACTGGTGTTTGTGACGCTTCCCAATATCTTCAATGAAATGGCAAACGGACAGCTGTGGGGAACTCTGTTCTTCGTATTTATGAACTTCGCGGCGTTATCCACCATCATTGCCGTGTTTGAAAATATTGTTTCCTTTACAATTGATTTATGTAACTGGACAAGGCGGAAGAGTGTTCTCTTGAATTTTATTATTATCGCAGTGGGAAGCATCCCCTGTGCAATCGGCTTCAGTGTCCTGTCCGGATTTCAGCCTTTCGGTGAAGAAAGCGCTGTGCTGGATTTGCTGGATTTCCTTGTTTCCAATGTTATTATGCCGCTTGGTTCTCTGGTTTTCCTGTTCTTCTGTACGAGAAAGCTTGGCTGGGGCTGGAAAAATTTTGTGGCAGAGGCGAATGCCGGAAAAGGTCTTCGCTTCCCGGAAAAGGCAAGAGGCTATGTATCTTATGTTCTGCCGCTGATTGTAATGTTTATTTTTCTGTTTGGATTGTGGGAAAAATTCACCGGATAA
- a CDS encoding iron-containing alcohol dehydrogenase: MGNFTFYAPTRVYFGRKEEERIGSILKQEGCHRVLVHYGGQSAVKSGLLDRVLASLKKAGISAVTLGGVVPNPQLSKVREGIALAKKEQVDFILAVGGGSVIDSAKGIGYGVVNEGDVWEYYARRKKVTGCLPVGAILTIAAAGSEMSNSSVITNEDGWLKRGLSSDYGRCRFAIMNPELTMTLPPYQTASGCTDIILHTMERYFIKENNMDITDGFAESLMRTVMKHTRILMKEPNNYESRAEVMWAGSLSHNDITGSRSFGDWACHQLEHELSGMYKVAHGAGLAAVWGSWARYVYQEQPSRFAQYARNVMGIREENDIECALAGIEATEQFFKEIGMPTSIHEMGIALGEEDIRKLAWKCSFEDERTIGCFKVLKKEDMENIYRIAK; the protein is encoded by the coding sequence ATGGGCAATTTTACATTTTACGCTCCGACACGCGTGTATTTCGGTCGAAAAGAAGAGGAGCGAATTGGTTCTATATTGAAACAGGAGGGGTGTCACAGGGTACTGGTGCATTACGGTGGACAGAGTGCTGTGAAAAGCGGTCTGCTTGACCGTGTTTTGGCGTCCTTGAAGAAGGCCGGGATTTCCGCCGTCACATTGGGCGGTGTTGTGCCGAATCCGCAGCTTTCCAAGGTGCGCGAGGGAATCGCTCTTGCTAAAAAGGAACAGGTGGACTTCATTCTGGCAGTTGGGGGCGGCAGTGTGATTGATTCTGCGAAAGGCATCGGCTATGGCGTTGTGAATGAAGGCGATGTATGGGAGTATTATGCAAGAAGGAAAAAGGTAACCGGCTGCCTTCCGGTGGGTGCGATACTGACGATTGCGGCTGCCGGCAGTGAAATGAGTAATTCCAGTGTCATCACCAATGAAGACGGATGGCTGAAGCGTGGATTAAGCTCTGATTACGGACGATGCCGGTTTGCCATTATGAATCCGGAGCTGACTATGACACTTCCTCCCTATCAGACAGCAAGCGGCTGTACGGATATCATTTTACACACCATGGAACGTTATTTCATAAAGGAAAACAACATGGATATCACTGACGGCTTTGCAGAGAGTCTGATGCGTACGGTTATGAAGCATACCCGTATTCTGATGAAGGAGCCAAACAACTATGAATCCCGCGCAGAGGTGATGTGGGCAGGCAGTCTTTCTCATAACGATATAACAGGAAGCCGCAGCTTCGGTGACTGGGCCTGTCATCAGCTGGAGCATGAGCTGAGCGGGATGTACAAGGTTGCGCACGGTGCAGGGCTGGCTGCCGTATGGGGCAGCTGGGCACGCTATGTCTATCAGGAACAGCCATCCAGATTTGCGCAGTATGCCAGAAATGTAATGGGAATCCGGGAAGAAAACGATATCGAGTGTGCACTGGCAGGAATTGAAGCAACCGAACAGTTCTTTAAGGAAATCGGTATGCCGACATCCATTCATGAAATGGGAATTGCGTTAGGTGAGGAGGATATCCGAAAGCTGGCATGGAAGTGCAGCTTTGAGGACGAACGCACGATCGGGTGTTTCAAGGTTTTGAAGAAAGAGGATATGGAAAATATTTATCGTATTGCGAAATAA